A genomic segment from Hemitrygon akajei chromosome 27, sHemAka1.3, whole genome shotgun sequence encodes:
- the LOC140717004 gene encoding CMRF35-like molecule 8 yields the protein MEQNSEETGPGCVSVNKMLWTLILLIGFLPVSGALWAEKYIRGVVGRAITIDCHYDATYRSDTKYWCHGWTIQCSVLVETKGQHGRSGRVSITDNLERGIFTVTMEDLRSGDTGWYSCGIKTAGLDTRFNLELKVNDEPVSAPVVRYLSPANVSRLAGSVSVSCESFQGSLPIQYRWYEQTSSGHRQVSGNKELTLHCQSFNHQHNQYYCSASNWFGARSSAMVNVTVFNNGDACSYVTEINNTTFAKHDTFPWI from the exons ATGGAACAGAATTCAGAAGAG ACAGGTCCTGGCTGTGTCTCTGTGAAtaaaatgctgtggacattgaTTCTTCTGATTGGTTTCCTACCTG TTTCAGGTGCATTGTGGGCAGAGAAATACATAAGAGGAGTTGTGGGAAGAGCGATCACAATCGATTGTCACTATGATGCAACGTACCGCTCAGACACAAAGTATTGGTGCCATGGATGGACTATCCAATGTTCAGTTTTAGTGGAAACAAAAGGGCAACATGGACGGAGTGGACGAGTGTCAATCACAGATAACCTGGAACGGGGAATATTTACTGTTACTATGGAGGATCTTCGCTCTGGAGATACAGGATGGTACAGCTGCGGAATTAAAACAGCAGGTCTCGATACGAGATTTAATTTAGAACTAAAAGTAAATGATG AACCTGTGTCTGCTCCTGTGGTTCGATATCTGTCACCAGCAAATGTCTCACGTCTCGCGGGCTCAGTGTCAGTTTCCTGTGAGTCCTTCCAGGGATCCCTTCCCATTCAGTACAGATGGTATGAACAAACCTCATCTGGGCATCGACAGGTATCAGGGAACAAAGAACTGACTCTACATTGTCAATCCTTCAACCACCAGCACAATCAATATTACTGCAGTGCCTCGAATTGGTTTGGAGCAAGATCCAGTGCAATGGTTAATGTGACCGTCTTCAACAACGGAGATGCCTGCAGTTATGTGACAGAAATCAATAACACCA CTTTTGCTAAACATGACACATTTCCTTGGATCTAA